The Musa acuminata AAA Group cultivar baxijiao chromosome BXJ1-3, Cavendish_Baxijiao_AAA, whole genome shotgun sequence genome window below encodes:
- the LOC135631251 gene encoding nuclear pore complex protein NUP98A-like isoform X4 — translation MFGQTSTSGTNPFSPKPFGSPNPFGSQTGSSIFGSTSTGVFGQPSTPAFGASPSPAFGSPMPAFGASSTPAFGSSSSSFGGPSLFGQKPAFGSFGSSSSLSSPFGSTFQQTQPAYGSNLFGSTSPFGASSQPAFGATTTPAFGSVTTPSFGATTSPAFGAPSMPAFGTTTPSFGSTSAPLFGTTGTSFGASSSPAFGSTMTPSFGTPTTPVFGSSSTPAFGASTAPTFGSPTVSAFGVSSAPSFSFGSTASFGQSASAFGSTPFGVSPSPFGVQSSPFGAQAMTPTFGSPGFGQSAFGGTRVAAYSPTPDIDGGTGSQPAGKLESVSAMPAYKDKSQEELRWEDYQRGDKGGPNPSGQPVGPLSFSSPSQPSPFGSTGAFHQSAANPFSSTAPSNPFVIKPPSFASSGFGSTSTSLFSSPFTTSSSSPFGSTSSTASLFGAPTGSAFGASSASSPFGGATTSAFGSTSLFGSSLSGSSSAFGTGLAFGNTQPSGLFQSSVSPFGQTSSPFGPSTGFQQTSSAFGSNLFSTQSTGFGGSLFSSSTPSLFPSSTPAGFGQTAPSLQTPFQSVPVAPTSSSFSFANFGQAYPTSSGGFGGISNIFNQGIFGQSASSQSNMVMQPAPVANPFGTLPAMPQMSIGRLGSTPSIQYGISSMPVADKPLPVRTSPLVVPRHRSQRSIRLPPRKYSPKTDGPRQVPFFSDDEDTLSTPKADALFIPRENPRSLIIHPKEQWPSRSSLGKESILKGGPTNTANENGNVSEKPFAPTFKEPYAGDNDERGAENGHTREQIDTVMPLTEPLHETNRTDDDQLPKGTDSSYVKIYGQRPGEAATAYKHDAGIEALMPKLRHADYYTEPSIQELAAKELAEPGFYCHVRDFVVGRHGYGSIKFYGETDVRQLDLESIIQFNNREVIVYGDDSKKPPVGQGLNKPAEITLLNVKCMNKRTGQQYTEGPKVEKYKEMLTQKTQEQGAEFISFDPIKGEWKFKVIHFSCYGFLVDTEICRNRAGRS, via the exons ATGTTTGGGCAAACAAGCACCAGTGGCACTaatccgttttcccccaaaccgtTTGGAAGTCCAAATCCTTTTGGTTCACAGACAGGGAGTTCGATATTTGGTAGCACATCTACTGGTGTCTTTGGACAGCCTTCTACACCTGCATTTGGTGCTTCTCCGTCTCCGGCTTTTGGGAGTCCCATGCCTGCTTTTGGGGCATCGTCCACTCCTGCATTTGGcagttcttcctcttcctttggtG GTCCTTCTTTGTTTGGGCAGAAGCCAGCTTTTGGGAGCTTTGGGTCATCTTCCAGTCTATCAAGTCCTTTTGGTAGTACATTTCAGCAGACACAACCAGCATATGGGAGCAACCTCTTTGGTTCTACCTCACCATTTGGTGCATCTAGTCAACCTGCATTTGGTGCTACTACTACCCCAGCTTTTGGCTCTGTGACCACCCCTTCTTTTGGTGCCACAACTTCACCAGCATTTGGTGCCCCAAGCATGCCCGCATTTGGTACTACAACTCCTTCATTTGGCTCAACATCGGCACCACTTTTTGGTACCACAGGAACTTCTTTTGGGGCTTCAAGTTCCCCAGCGTTTGGTTCAACAATGACACCATCTTTTGGAACTCCAACTACCCCTGTGTTTGGATCTTCAAGTACACCAGCATTTGGTGCATCTACTGCTCCCACGTTTGGGTCTCCTACGGTTTCTGCTTTTGGTGTATCAAGTGCTCCTTCTTTCAGTTTTGGTTCCACCGCTTCCTTTGGGCAGTCAGCATCTGCATTTGGAAGTACACCATTTGGAGTGTCACCATCTCCTTTTGGTGTTCAGAGTTCCCCATTTG GTGCTCAGGCGATGACACCAACATTTGGTAGCCCAGGTTTTGGACAGTCAGCATTTGGAGGAACAAGAGTTGCAGCATACAGTCCAACACCTGACATTGATGGTGGCACTGGTAGTCAGCCTGCTGGCAAGCTGGAATCAGTATCGGCGATGCCTGCATATAAAGATAAGAGTCAAGAGGAATTACGATGGGAAGACTATCAACGTGGTGACAAAG GGGGCCCAAATCCTTCTGGACAGCCTGTAGGGCCACTCAGTTTTTCTTCTCCATCTCAACCCAGCCCTTTTGGTTCAACCGGTGCATTTCACCAATCTGCTGCAAACCCCTTTTCCTCCACAGCACCTTCCAATCCTTTTGTTATTAAACCTCCTAGTTTTGCTTCATCTGGATTTGGTTCTACATCTACTTCACTTTTTAGCTCACCATTCACTACATCCTCATCAAGCCCTTTTGGTTCCACTTCTTCCACGGCTTCACTGTTTGGTGCCCCTACTGGTTCTGCATTTGGTGCAAGTTCAGCATCCTCACCTTTTGGTGGAGCAACAACTTCTGCCTTTGGTTCAACTTCACTTTTTGGCTCCTCATTATCAGGGTCAAGTTCTGCTTTTGGGACCGGCCTGGCCTTTGGCAACACTCAACCGTCTGGGTTATTCCAGTCTTCTGTTTCACCCTTTGGTCAGACATCATCACCTTTTGGGCCAAGTACTGGATTTCAGCAAACCTCCTCTGCTTTTGGATCAAATCTTTTCAGCACTCAATCCACTGGTTTTGGGGGGAGTTTATTCAGCAGTTCAACACCGTCACTGTTTCCTTCAAGTACTCCTGCTGGATTTGGTCAAACAGCT CCTTCTCTGCAGACACCTTTTCAATCGGTACCGGTAGCTCCGACATCAAGTTCATTTTCTTTTGCCAACTTTGGTCAGGCATATCCAA CCTCTTCTGGTGGCTTTGGTGGCATTTCAAATATCTTCAATCAAGGCATCTTTGGACAGTC TGCTTCTAGTCAATCCAATATGGTCATGCAACCAGCACCTGTTGCAAATCCTTTCGGAACACTTCCAGCAATGCCTCAGATGTCAATTGGTCGTTTGGGCTCCACCCCTTCAATTCAATATGGAATTTCTAGCATGCCT GTTGCCGATAAGCCTCTTCCAGTAAGAACTTCTCCATTGGTGGTTCCTAGACACAGATCTCAAAGAAGCATTAGGCTACCTCCAAGGAAATATTCTCCTAAAACTGATGGCCCAAGG CAGGTGCCTTTTTTTTCTGATGATGAAGACACACTTTCAACACCCAAGGCAGATGCACTTTTCATTCCCAGAGAAAACCCTAGGTCACTGATTATTCACCCAAAGGAGCAATGGCCTTCACGAAGTAGTTTGGGAAAAGAAAGTATCTTAAAAGGTGGACCAACTAATACTGCTAATGAAAATG GTAATGTATCAGAAAAGCCATTTGCTCCAACTTTTAAAGAACCATATGCAGGTGACAATGATG AACGTGGTGCTGAGAACGGTCACACAAGGGAGCAAATTGACACGGTTATGCCACTTACAGAGCCTTTGCATGAGACAAATAGAACCGATGATGATCAGCTGCCGAAGGGAACAGACTCTTCATATGTGAAAATATATGGGCAGAGGCCTGGTGAGGCTGCAACTGCATACAAGCACGATGCAGGCATTGAAGCTCTCATGCCCAAACTTCGCCATGCTGATTACTATACCGAACCTAGCATCCAGGAACTGGCTGCAAAAGAGCTTGCAGAACCAGGCTTCTACTGCCATGTCAGAGATTTTGTGGTTGGCAGGCACGGGTATGGCAGCATCAAGTTTTATGGAGAAACCGACGTAAGACAGCTTGACTTGGAGTCAATCATCCAGTTCAACAACCGTGAAGTGATTGTTTACGGTGATGACAGCAAGAAGCCTCCAGTTGGGCAGGGTCTTAACAAGCCGGCTGAGATAACTCTTTTGAATGTCAAGTGCATGAACAAGAGGACAGGGCAGCAGTATACAGAAGGCCCCAAGGTCGAGAAGTACAAGGAGATGTTGACACAGAAAACTCAAGAACAGGGGGCCGAGTTCATATCGTTTGATCCTATCAAGGGGGAGTGGAAGTTCAAGGTCATTCACTTCAGCTGTTACGGGTTTTTGGTAGATACCGAGATATGTAGGAATCGTGCGGGTCGTTCCTAG
- the LOC135631251 gene encoding nuclear pore complex protein NUP98A-like isoform X5, with amino-acid sequence MFGQTSTSGTNPFSPKPFGSPNPFGSQTGSSIFGSTSTGVFGQPSTPAFGASPSPAFGSPMPAFGASSTPAFGSSSSSFGGPSLFGQKPAFGSFGSSSSLSSPFGSTFQQTQPAYGSNLFGSTSPFGASSQPAFGATTTPAFGSVTTPSFGATTSPAFGAPSMPAFGTTTPSFGSTSAPLFGTTGTSFGASSSPAFGSTMTPSFGTPTTPVFGSSSTPAFGASTAPTFGSPTVSAFGVSSAPSFSFGSTASFGQSASAFGSTPFGVSPSPFGVQSSPFGAQAMTPTFGSPGFGQSAFGGTRVAAYSPTPDIDGGTGSQPAGKLESVSAMPAYKDKSQEELRWEDYQRGDKGGPNPSGQPVGPLSFSSPSQPSPFGSTGAFHQSAANPFSSTAPSNPFVIKPPSFASSGFGSTSTSLFSSPFTTSSSSPFGSTSSTASLFGAPTGSAFGASSASSPFGGATTSAFGSTSLFGSSLSGSSSAFGTGLAFGNTQPSGLFQSSVSPFGQTSSPFGPSTGFQQTSSAFGSNLFSTQSTGFGGSLFSSSTPSLFPSSTPAGFGQTAPSLQTPFQSVPVAPTSSSFSFANFGQAYPTSSGGFGGISNIFNQGIFGQSASSQSNMVMQPAPVANPFGTLPAMPQMSIGRLGSTPSIQYGISSMPVADKPLPVRTSPLVVPRHRSQRSIRLPPRKYSPKTDGPRVPFFSDDEDTLSTPKADALFIPRENPRSLIIHPKEQWPSRSSLGKESILKGGPTNTANENGNVSEKPFAPTFKEPYAGDNDERGAENGHTREQIDTVMPLTEPLHETNRTDDDQLPKGTDSSYVKIYGQRPGEAATAYKHDAGIEALMPKLRHADYYTEPSIQELAAKELAEPGFYCHVRDFVVGRHGYGSIKFYGETDVRQLDLESIIQFNNREVIVYGDDSKKPPVGQGLNKPAEITLLNVKCMNKRTGQQYTEGPKVEKYKEMLTQKTQEQGAEFISFDPIKGEWKFKVIHFSCYGFLVDTEICRNRAGRS; translated from the exons ATGTTTGGGCAAACAAGCACCAGTGGCACTaatccgttttcccccaaaccgtTTGGAAGTCCAAATCCTTTTGGTTCACAGACAGGGAGTTCGATATTTGGTAGCACATCTACTGGTGTCTTTGGACAGCCTTCTACACCTGCATTTGGTGCTTCTCCGTCTCCGGCTTTTGGGAGTCCCATGCCTGCTTTTGGGGCATCGTCCACTCCTGCATTTGGcagttcttcctcttcctttggtG GTCCTTCTTTGTTTGGGCAGAAGCCAGCTTTTGGGAGCTTTGGGTCATCTTCCAGTCTATCAAGTCCTTTTGGTAGTACATTTCAGCAGACACAACCAGCATATGGGAGCAACCTCTTTGGTTCTACCTCACCATTTGGTGCATCTAGTCAACCTGCATTTGGTGCTACTACTACCCCAGCTTTTGGCTCTGTGACCACCCCTTCTTTTGGTGCCACAACTTCACCAGCATTTGGTGCCCCAAGCATGCCCGCATTTGGTACTACAACTCCTTCATTTGGCTCAACATCGGCACCACTTTTTGGTACCACAGGAACTTCTTTTGGGGCTTCAAGTTCCCCAGCGTTTGGTTCAACAATGACACCATCTTTTGGAACTCCAACTACCCCTGTGTTTGGATCTTCAAGTACACCAGCATTTGGTGCATCTACTGCTCCCACGTTTGGGTCTCCTACGGTTTCTGCTTTTGGTGTATCAAGTGCTCCTTCTTTCAGTTTTGGTTCCACCGCTTCCTTTGGGCAGTCAGCATCTGCATTTGGAAGTACACCATTTGGAGTGTCACCATCTCCTTTTGGTGTTCAGAGTTCCCCATTTG GTGCTCAGGCGATGACACCAACATTTGGTAGCCCAGGTTTTGGACAGTCAGCATTTGGAGGAACAAGAGTTGCAGCATACAGTCCAACACCTGACATTGATGGTGGCACTGGTAGTCAGCCTGCTGGCAAGCTGGAATCAGTATCGGCGATGCCTGCATATAAAGATAAGAGTCAAGAGGAATTACGATGGGAAGACTATCAACGTGGTGACAAAG GGGGCCCAAATCCTTCTGGACAGCCTGTAGGGCCACTCAGTTTTTCTTCTCCATCTCAACCCAGCCCTTTTGGTTCAACCGGTGCATTTCACCAATCTGCTGCAAACCCCTTTTCCTCCACAGCACCTTCCAATCCTTTTGTTATTAAACCTCCTAGTTTTGCTTCATCTGGATTTGGTTCTACATCTACTTCACTTTTTAGCTCACCATTCACTACATCCTCATCAAGCCCTTTTGGTTCCACTTCTTCCACGGCTTCACTGTTTGGTGCCCCTACTGGTTCTGCATTTGGTGCAAGTTCAGCATCCTCACCTTTTGGTGGAGCAACAACTTCTGCCTTTGGTTCAACTTCACTTTTTGGCTCCTCATTATCAGGGTCAAGTTCTGCTTTTGGGACCGGCCTGGCCTTTGGCAACACTCAACCGTCTGGGTTATTCCAGTCTTCTGTTTCACCCTTTGGTCAGACATCATCACCTTTTGGGCCAAGTACTGGATTTCAGCAAACCTCCTCTGCTTTTGGATCAAATCTTTTCAGCACTCAATCCACTGGTTTTGGGGGGAGTTTATTCAGCAGTTCAACACCGTCACTGTTTCCTTCAAGTACTCCTGCTGGATTTGGTCAAACAGCT CCTTCTCTGCAGACACCTTTTCAATCGGTACCGGTAGCTCCGACATCAAGTTCATTTTCTTTTGCCAACTTTGGTCAGGCATATCCAA CCTCTTCTGGTGGCTTTGGTGGCATTTCAAATATCTTCAATCAAGGCATCTTTGGACAGTC TGCTTCTAGTCAATCCAATATGGTCATGCAACCAGCACCTGTTGCAAATCCTTTCGGAACACTTCCAGCAATGCCTCAGATGTCAATTGGTCGTTTGGGCTCCACCCCTTCAATTCAATATGGAATTTCTAGCATGCCT GTTGCCGATAAGCCTCTTCCAGTAAGAACTTCTCCATTGGTGGTTCCTAGACACAGATCTCAAAGAAGCATTAGGCTACCTCCAAGGAAATATTCTCCTAAAACTGATGGCCCAAGG GTGCCTTTTTTTTCTGATGATGAAGACACACTTTCAACACCCAAGGCAGATGCACTTTTCATTCCCAGAGAAAACCCTAGGTCACTGATTATTCACCCAAAGGAGCAATGGCCTTCACGAAGTAGTTTGGGAAAAGAAAGTATCTTAAAAGGTGGACCAACTAATACTGCTAATGAAAATG GTAATGTATCAGAAAAGCCATTTGCTCCAACTTTTAAAGAACCATATGCAGGTGACAATGATG AACGTGGTGCTGAGAACGGTCACACAAGGGAGCAAATTGACACGGTTATGCCACTTACAGAGCCTTTGCATGAGACAAATAGAACCGATGATGATCAGCTGCCGAAGGGAACAGACTCTTCATATGTGAAAATATATGGGCAGAGGCCTGGTGAGGCTGCAACTGCATACAAGCACGATGCAGGCATTGAAGCTCTCATGCCCAAACTTCGCCATGCTGATTACTATACCGAACCTAGCATCCAGGAACTGGCTGCAAAAGAGCTTGCAGAACCAGGCTTCTACTGCCATGTCAGAGATTTTGTGGTTGGCAGGCACGGGTATGGCAGCATCAAGTTTTATGGAGAAACCGACGTAAGACAGCTTGACTTGGAGTCAATCATCCAGTTCAACAACCGTGAAGTGATTGTTTACGGTGATGACAGCAAGAAGCCTCCAGTTGGGCAGGGTCTTAACAAGCCGGCTGAGATAACTCTTTTGAATGTCAAGTGCATGAACAAGAGGACAGGGCAGCAGTATACAGAAGGCCCCAAGGTCGAGAAGTACAAGGAGATGTTGACACAGAAAACTCAAGAACAGGGGGCCGAGTTCATATCGTTTGATCCTATCAAGGGGGAGTGGAAGTTCAAGGTCATTCACTTCAGCTGTTACGGGTTTTTGGTAGATACCGAGATATGTAGGAATCGTGCGGGTCGTTCCTAG